From one Parambassis ranga chromosome 5, fParRan2.1, whole genome shotgun sequence genomic stretch:
- the prok2 gene encoding LOW QUALITY PROTEIN: prokineticin-2 (The sequence of the model RefSeq protein was modified relative to this genomic sequence to represent the inferred CDS: inserted 1 base in 1 codon) has product MAGWVYKPPPXLEAICFFALSRMHMQKSPPVSVSSLFTLEGTETQRKLFIMRSFLLLLFSLLMVSQGSSAVITGACEKDSQCGGGMCCAVSLWIRSLRMCTPMGEVGDDCHPMSHKVPFFGRRLHHTCPCLPNLSCITIEEGKSKCLSPYKYPDYYL; this is encoded by the exons ATGGCGGGCTGGGTTTATAAACCTCCTC GTTTGGAGGCCATTTGTTTCTTCGCTCTGTCACGGATGCACATGCAGAAAAGTCCTCCAGTCTCAGTATCCTCACTTTTCACCCTGGAGGGCACGGAAACGCAAAGAAAGCTCTTCATCATGAGGTCCTTCCTATTGCTGCTTTTCTCCCTGCTGATGGTGTCGCAGGGATCTTCAGCCGTCATCACAGGG GCCTGTGAGAAGGACTCCCAGTGTGGTGGAGGGATGTGCTGTGCGGTGAGTTTGTGGATCCGGAGCCTGCGTATGTGTACGCCCATGGGAGAGGTAGGAGACGACTGTCACCCTATGAGCCACAAG GTTCCTTTCTTTGGGAGAAGACTCCATCATACGTGTCCCTGCCTGCCTAATCTGTCCTGTATCACCATAGAGGAGGGCAAATCCAAATGTCTCTCACCATACAAGTATCCAGATTACTACCTCTGA